The Halopseudomonas sabulinigri genome window below encodes:
- a CDS encoding GGDEF domain-containing protein, translating to MLDITTLMAVLALTTVTSVFGLLVASVLNRQVVAIRYWALGLSIIVCGVALQSVRAYFPLWVSAVVITQGYFVLLWGTRCYRLSRSSRGFVPAMVIITLLQGLVFFALQASLRFSIMAHSAIVVLVAVLMIVELWRMQIPQRALVWVWSGIWCMHALLYLRRFLLYQFDSAYINASTFEAAEKVEALNYLEGIVFLYGFSLLCVILATRSLQEELKLQATRDPLTNLLNRRAFEEAALRQLAISRRAREGVALLLLDLDKFKAINDAHGHSVGDEVLTVFAAHLTAQLRAQDLLCRFGGEEFVLLVPGADSAKTEALAERIRSRWQKHTFKSLHGELATTVSIGYVCVNDGAEQGLYRLIERADQALYEAKQQGRNCARSWQVEGILTTAGV from the coding sequence ATGCTTGATATCACCACCCTGATGGCTGTGTTGGCGCTCACAACCGTGACCTCGGTGTTCGGCTTGCTGGTGGCCAGCGTGCTCAACCGGCAAGTAGTTGCGATCCGTTACTGGGCCCTGGGGCTGAGCATCATCGTCTGCGGTGTGGCTTTGCAAAGCGTACGTGCCTACTTCCCTTTATGGGTCAGCGCTGTTGTGATCACCCAGGGTTACTTCGTCCTGTTATGGGGCACGCGCTGCTACCGCTTGAGCCGTTCCTCGCGCGGCTTTGTCCCTGCAATGGTGATAATTACGCTGTTGCAGGGCCTGGTGTTCTTCGCACTGCAGGCATCACTGCGCTTCAGCATCATGGCGCACAGCGCGATAGTCGTACTGGTCGCGGTGCTGATGATAGTGGAGCTGTGGCGCATGCAGATCCCGCAGCGTGCGCTGGTCTGGGTCTGGAGTGGTATCTGGTGCATGCACGCTTTGTTGTACTTGCGGCGTTTTCTGCTATACCAGTTCGACTCCGCGTATATCAATGCCAGTACCTTCGAGGCGGCGGAAAAGGTCGAGGCGCTCAATTACCTTGAGGGCATCGTCTTCCTCTATGGCTTTTCGCTGTTGTGTGTGATTCTGGCTACCCGCAGCTTGCAGGAAGAGCTCAAGCTGCAGGCGACCCGCGATCCTTTGACCAATCTGCTGAATCGCCGCGCCTTTGAAGAGGCCGCGCTGCGCCAACTCGCCATCAGTCGCCGAGCGCGTGAAGGCGTCGCCCTGTTGTTGCTGGATCTGGACAAGTTCAAGGCGATCAACGATGCCCACGGGCATAGTGTGGGTGACGAAGTGTTAACAGTATTTGCGGCACACCTGACAGCACAGCTGCGCGCGCAGGATTTGCTCTGTCGCTTTGGTGGTGAGGAGTTTGTCCTGCTGGTTCCCGGTGCGGACAGCGCTAAGACTGAAGCATTGGCTGAGCGTATTCGTTCGCGTTGGCAGAAGCACACCTTCAAGTCGCTGCACGGCGAGTTGGCGACTACGGTCTCGATAGGCTATGTCTGCGTGAACGATGGTGCAGAACAGGGGCTCTATCGTTTGATCGAGCGCGCAGATCAGGCGCTATATGAAGCCAAGCAGCAGGGTCGAAACTGCGCGAGAAGCTGGCAAGTCGAGGGGATTCTGACTACGGCTGGCGTGTAA
- a CDS encoding glutathione S-transferase: MIVVHHLNNSRSQRILWLLEELGLEYEVKRYERDPKTMLAPPELKAVHPLGKSPVITDGELTLAESGAIIEYLVDTYGQGRLAPAHGSPERLRLNYWLHYAEGSAMTPLLLKLVFNRVESAPMPFFVKPIAKGIAGKVKGTLVEPQIIQHLNYLNDELAATGWFAGSEFSAADVQMSFPLEAAAARGGLDDKWPNLMAFLARIHQRPAYKRALERGGEYDIIG; encoded by the coding sequence ATGATTGTGGTTCATCACCTGAACAACTCGCGCTCACAGCGCATTCTCTGGCTGCTGGAAGAGCTGGGGCTGGAGTACGAGGTCAAGCGCTATGAGCGCGACCCCAAGACCATGCTGGCGCCGCCAGAGCTCAAGGCGGTGCATCCACTGGGCAAATCGCCGGTAATCACGGATGGAGAGCTGACACTCGCCGAGTCGGGCGCAATTATCGAGTACCTGGTCGATACCTACGGGCAGGGCCGTCTGGCACCGGCGCATGGCAGTCCGGAGCGGCTGCGCCTGAACTACTGGCTGCATTACGCGGAAGGCTCGGCGATGACCCCGCTGCTGCTCAAACTGGTATTCAACCGGGTTGAATCGGCGCCCATGCCGTTCTTTGTAAAGCCGATTGCCAAAGGCATCGCCGGTAAGGTCAAGGGCACCTTGGTCGAGCCGCAGATCATTCAGCATTTGAATTACCTGAACGACGAACTGGCAGCCACCGGCTGGTTTGCCGGCAGTGAGTTCAGCGCTGCCGATGTGCAGATGAGCTTTCCGCTGGAGGCAGCTGCTGCTCGCGGCGGTCTGGATGACAAGTGGCCTAACCTGATGGCGTTTCTCGCGCGCATACACCAGCGCCCGGCCTATAAACGCGCGCTCGAGCGTGGCGGCGAGTACGACATTATCGGCTGA
- a CDS encoding ankyrin repeat domain-containing protein produces MSINQRLMLVATLAALGACVSAPPPPPPKPDLTPKLTPLNADTKASFECAGALPAVHRQICASDALAQQDKDLANYLRKRIDQLDVPGALVLEANQRQWLLSRAGQCGLGVDTATGVAADSNAIACLQAMYRQRDAQLKAWPTPQPEAQRERHAWSTYAEFRVAEDRSNGMCSTLVNGLNQAMARDGRISMAALPGAELKAGSHAAVTSAEVGGQQITVELYDAGLYAGYQQRARGLRINGQVVMDDRMLPRWVAEQPNYGGRAHASSSQTGDYASIDVFTYRGQTLALVNETWGFYSPAARGESAYAGVYSLQGGVTPQCLLQAYLTPPRTNTLRGLPAYSALDSELTRLAGDPLPGYSQQDRRDLHQRWKERQWTLLNLPLLGVDQLQRNGREAAVRARHDAAMDQFFAWSERNIGAKQLYRKLMPMLQPAHQELVSMFAAQGLKPKEASTAADLLFHETFARTMENLQAPTEAPAAPAAPFARYSPRYAFAPQPGALEQGRQFATLHSVLLNGAPLPVISDFVDYETDVLGRQRGLGPDGDTALMAAVENPDAVAFLLQRGFAVDEPNHWGKTALMSAAQADQPQSATLLLQAGANVHAQTERASGLGVGGPDRREAESPRQTALLIAAGEAGARMIDTLVDAGAARQAWSGYDQQVCQQIEKNTRLDQSQRARYLASDLCKAAYAPVPVSAQKVVDIRAGDQMVVRDDGTEYAINLLTRPAMLLFGRPAEIAPAEMREEVGQIAVNVAMTAQRKAGGRITGPLNLVFENLADNTPELLKPVVSFPVEGNIGSIAGYRLIPRQQEQVLSLHFQADKHSVEGAWRALYSAAYTQGLKPSGAGYVVINNRGVYRVDYQLVVTDTYADQ; encoded by the coding sequence ATGTCGATCAACCAACGCCTGATGCTTGTAGCAACCCTGGCCGCGCTCGGTGCCTGTGTGAGCGCACCACCGCCGCCACCGCCCAAGCCTGACCTGACGCCAAAGCTGACGCCGCTGAACGCCGATACCAAGGCCAGTTTTGAGTGTGCCGGGGCGCTGCCAGCGGTGCATCGTCAGATCTGTGCCAGCGACGCGCTCGCGCAGCAGGACAAGGACCTGGCCAATTACCTGCGTAAACGCATCGATCAGCTGGATGTGCCAGGCGCCCTGGTGCTGGAGGCGAACCAGCGGCAATGGCTGCTGAGCCGGGCAGGGCAGTGTGGGCTGGGTGTCGATACCGCCACCGGCGTCGCCGCCGACAGCAACGCCATCGCCTGTCTGCAGGCGATGTATCGCCAGCGCGACGCGCAGCTCAAGGCCTGGCCCACGCCCCAGCCGGAGGCGCAACGTGAGCGGCATGCCTGGTCAACCTATGCAGAGTTTCGTGTTGCGGAAGACCGGAGCAACGGCATGTGCAGTACCCTCGTTAACGGTCTGAATCAGGCCATGGCACGCGATGGCCGTATCAGTATGGCGGCGTTACCCGGCGCGGAGCTCAAGGCCGGTAGTCACGCTGCTGTCACTAGCGCCGAGGTAGGCGGACAACAGATTACCGTTGAGCTGTATGACGCCGGTCTGTACGCCGGTTATCAGCAGCGCGCTCGCGGATTGCGGATCAACGGCCAGGTGGTGATGGATGATCGCATGCTGCCACGCTGGGTCGCCGAGCAGCCCAACTACGGTGGCCGGGCGCACGCGTCCTCATCGCAGACTGGTGATTACGCCAGTATCGACGTGTTCACCTATCGCGGCCAGACGCTGGCGCTGGTAAACGAAACCTGGGGGTTCTACTCGCCGGCAGCGCGGGGTGAATCGGCCTATGCCGGTGTTTACAGCCTGCAGGGTGGCGTGACGCCGCAGTGCCTGCTGCAGGCCTACCTGACGCCGCCACGGACCAATACGCTGCGCGGCTTGCCGGCTTACAGCGCGCTGGATAGCGAGCTGACCAGGTTGGCCGGAGACCCGTTGCCGGGTTATTCGCAACAGGATCGGCGCGATCTGCATCAGCGCTGGAAAGAGCGCCAGTGGACGTTGCTCAACCTGCCACTGCTGGGGGTTGACCAGTTGCAGCGCAATGGCCGCGAAGCTGCCGTGCGCGCCCGTCACGATGCGGCGATGGACCAGTTCTTCGCCTGGTCGGAGCGTAATATCGGCGCCAAGCAGCTTTATCGCAAGTTGATGCCCATGCTCCAGCCGGCGCACCAGGAGCTGGTGTCGATGTTTGCGGCGCAGGGACTCAAGCCCAAGGAAGCCAGCACCGCTGCAGACCTGCTGTTCCATGAAACCTTTGCGCGCACGATGGAAAACCTGCAAGCGCCTACCGAGGCACCGGCTGCGCCGGCTGCTCCCTTTGCCCGTTACTCGCCGCGTTACGCCTTTGCACCGCAGCCGGGCGCTCTGGAGCAAGGACGTCAGTTCGCCACGCTGCACAGCGTTTTGCTAAATGGCGCGCCGCTGCCGGTGATCAGCGATTTTGTCGATTACGAAACCGATGTGCTGGGCCGCCAGCGCGGCCTTGGTCCGGATGGCGACACGGCGCTGATGGCGGCGGTGGAAAATCCGGACGCGGTGGCATTTTTGCTGCAACGGGGCTTCGCCGTGGATGAGCCTAATCATTGGGGCAAAACCGCGCTCATGTCTGCCGCGCAGGCAGACCAGCCGCAAAGCGCCACGCTGTTGCTGCAGGCGGGCGCCAATGTGCACGCCCAGACCGAGCGTGCGTCTGGCTTGGGCGTGGGTGGGCCGGACCGCCGTGAGGCCGAGTCGCCACGACAGACCGCACTGTTGATTGCCGCCGGGGAGGCGGGTGCTCGCATGATCGACACGCTGGTGGATGCTGGCGCTGCCAGGCAGGCATGGAGCGGCTACGATCAGCAGGTGTGTCAGCAAATTGAGAAAAATACACGTTTGGATCAGAGCCAGCGTGCGCGTTACCTTGCTTCGGATCTCTGCAAGGCCGCTTACGCCCCAGTGCCGGTGAGTGCGCAAAAGGTCGTCGATATTCGTGCTGGCGATCAAATGGTGGTGCGCGATGACGGCACCGAGTATGCCATCAATCTGCTGACCCGCCCCGCGATGCTGCTGTTTGGGCGACCGGCTGAAATAGCCCCGGCCGAGATGCGGGAGGAGGTCGGCCAGATCGCTGTCAATGTCGCCATGACGGCGCAGCGCAAGGCTGGCGGCCGCATTACGGGACCATTGAACCTGGTGTTCGAGAATCTGGCGGATAACACCCCCGAGTTGCTCAAGCCAGTGGTCAGCTTCCCGGTAGAGGGCAATATTGGCAGCATCGCGGGCTACCGTCTGATACCCAGGCAGCAGGAGCAGGTATTGAGCCTGCACTTTCAGGCCGACAAGCACAGCGTCGAGGGTGCCTGGCGAGCTTTGTACAGTGCGGCCTATACTCAGGGTTTGAAGCCCTCGGGCGCCGGTTACGTGGTCATCAACAACCGTGGTGTCTATCGCGTCGATTATCAGTTGGTGGTCACCGATACCTACGCAGACCAGTAA
- a CDS encoding TonB C-terminal domain-containing protein yields MSHTTDSSRWAVRLLVVGVSLGLHAALLAWLFSSQFRHAAPPQQQVVAVELVEIPPPPPEPEPEPEPEPEPEPEPEPEPEPEPEPPPKPRVVERPTPPPAQQPKPRGPPVHSFGANQQWAAPQAPAPSAPASSRGRMAPSGYADTVKNRVIANLKRPEGSVYKPPPGYKGDPNDFKRQCYIPYEITVDGSGRMVSFEIDRCGDTVLDQAAEQAIRSAGPFPAPPGDGAGQYIIYGTAIFIK; encoded by the coding sequence ATGAGCCACACGACAGATAGCAGCCGGTGGGCGGTGCGTCTGCTGGTGGTCGGGGTGTCTTTGGGGCTGCATGCAGCCTTGCTGGCGTGGTTGTTCAGCAGCCAGTTTCGTCACGCCGCCCCACCGCAGCAACAGGTGGTCGCGGTGGAGCTGGTAGAGATTCCGCCACCGCCGCCAGAACCCGAGCCAGAGCCGGAACCGGAGCCAGAGCCGGAACCGGAGCCTGAACCCGAACCGGAACCGGAGCCCGAGCCGCCGCCCAAACCACGCGTGGTGGAGCGCCCAACGCCGCCGCCTGCGCAGCAGCCCAAACCGCGTGGTCCGCCGGTGCACAGCTTTGGAGCCAACCAGCAGTGGGCCGCGCCACAGGCACCAGCACCCAGCGCGCCGGCGAGCAGTCGCGGCCGTATGGCGCCGTCGGGCTATGCCGATACCGTGAAAAACCGCGTAATCGCCAACCTGAAACGCCCCGAAGGCTCGGTTTACAAGCCGCCGCCGGGCTATAAGGGGGACCCAAACGACTTCAAGCGCCAGTGCTACATCCCTTACGAAATTACCGTGGATGGTAGTGGCCGCATGGTGTCGTTCGAGATAGATCGCTGTGGCGATACCGTGCTGGATCAGGCTGCAGAGCAAGCCATCCGCAGTGCCGGACCTTTCCCTGCACCGCCGGGTGACGGTGCAGGGCAATACATCATTTATGGCACCGCCATTTTTATCAAATAG
- a CDS encoding type 1 glutamine amidotransferase, translating into MRAHYLQHAPFEGLGKIEQWLERNGYEVSATHLYRDEPLPDAQALQQIDLLIIMGGPMSVNDEAQLPWLAAEKAFIRQALTEDRRILGICLGAQLIASALGNSVHANAQQEIGWFPVQGNTHHNGAAFHFPPEVTVLHWHGETFDLPHGAVPLASSVACANQAFQLGRSVIGLQFHLEATRELLTDFIQADGQHLQHAEFVQPAEQIQRVQDPVLAATSELLDQLLDYLTRKEDVV; encoded by the coding sequence ATGCGTGCTCACTATCTGCAACACGCACCCTTTGAAGGGTTGGGAAAGATTGAACAGTGGCTGGAGCGCAATGGCTATGAGGTCAGCGCAACCCACTTGTACCGGGATGAACCCTTGCCCGACGCGCAGGCGCTGCAACAGATAGATCTGCTGATCATCATGGGCGGCCCCATGAGCGTAAATGACGAAGCGCAGTTGCCGTGGCTGGCGGCAGAGAAAGCCTTCATCCGTCAGGCGCTCACCGAAGACCGCCGCATACTCGGTATCTGCCTGGGCGCACAGTTGATCGCCAGCGCCCTGGGTAACTCGGTGCATGCCAATGCTCAGCAAGAAATTGGCTGGTTCCCGGTGCAGGGCAACACCCACCATAACGGTGCGGCTTTTCATTTTCCGCCGGAGGTCACCGTTCTGCACTGGCACGGTGAAACCTTTGATCTGCCCCATGGCGCCGTACCCTTGGCATCAAGCGTTGCCTGCGCCAACCAGGCGTTTCAGCTGGGGCGCTCGGTGATCGGTTTGCAATTTCACCTGGAAGCGACCCGTGAACTGCTGACTGACTTCATTCAGGCCGATGGTCAGCACCTGCAGCACGCTGAGTTTGTGCAGCCCGCCGAACAGATTCAACGCGTGCAGGACCCGGTACTGGCCGCCACCTCGGAGTTGCTTGATCAGCTACTGGATTACCTTACCCGCAAGGAGGACGTCGTATGA
- the exbD gene encoding TonB system transport protein ExbD: protein MAIQLSSGPQVKRHNYQQNAEMNITPFVDVMLVLLIIFMVAAPLATVDVPVDLPSNAATPSPPPQDPIYVSVQADGQLFVQEQATSLADLSGLITGVTSGAKDTRLFLRGDQAVDYGTLMRVMNTLQKAGYTRISLVASEELEP from the coding sequence ATGGCAATCCAGCTCAGTTCAGGGCCGCAGGTAAAGCGGCACAACTACCAGCAGAACGCCGAGATGAACATCACGCCCTTTGTGGATGTGATGCTGGTACTGCTGATTATTTTCATGGTGGCTGCGCCGCTGGCAACTGTCGATGTGCCGGTGGATCTGCCGAGCAACGCGGCGACACCCAGCCCGCCACCGCAGGATCCGATCTATGTCAGCGTACAGGCTGATGGTCAGTTGTTTGTGCAGGAGCAGGCTACCAGCCTCGCAGACCTGTCGGGCCTGATCACGGGTGTCACCTCGGGAGCCAAGGACACGCGGTTGTTTCTCCGCGGCGATCAGGCCGTGGATTACGGCACCCTGATGCGCGTCATGAATACCCTGCAGAAGGCGGGTTACACCCGCATCAGCCTGGTCGCCTCGGAAGAGCTGGAGCCCTGA
- a CDS encoding winged helix-turn-helix domain-containing protein — MQTPDDLIHQPVRLKIMAALNTLASNQWLEFVSLRAIVDTTDGNLGAHLGTLEGAEYVRIKKDFVGKKPRTRVCLSVKGREAFAHYVATLHAILAPQNIDT, encoded by the coding sequence ATGCAAACGCCTGATGACCTCATTCACCAGCCTGTGCGGCTCAAGATCATGGCCGCCCTGAACACGCTGGCAAGCAATCAGTGGCTCGAGTTCGTCTCGCTGCGGGCGATCGTGGACACCACCGACGGTAACCTCGGAGCACACTTGGGCACGCTTGAGGGCGCCGAATATGTACGCATCAAAAAGGATTTTGTCGGCAAGAAACCGCGCACGCGGGTATGCCTGAGTGTCAAGGGACGAGAGGCCTTTGCGCACTACGTGGCGACCCTGCACGCGATTCTTGCACCGCAGAATATTGATACCTGA
- a CDS encoding MotA/TolQ/ExbB proton channel family protein codes for MQSRTFTTFANRWHSRLRALSLMLLLGAGGLSASWVWAQAEEASTAAATPAVSQAAPAQVPTIAQEIAAQQALPVEAFGVREMFEQADALVKSVMLLLVFCSLLTWAVLFEKIFVFSRARRGNQRFLKAFRAGQLDVLSETADNSAMGRMWQVGQAELKHYRSMPAQPAETDRVNRLLQRMALTAGIVQERDLARMGSMMGVLATIGATAPFIGLFGTVWGILNSFASIATLKSASLAVVAPGIAEALLATALGLFAAIPAVMIFNKFARDINGFVGALDNFSAEMIASVSRQLDEGR; via the coding sequence ATGCAGAGTCGTACATTTACCACCTTCGCCAATCGCTGGCATAGCCGTTTGCGGGCGCTTTCATTGATGCTGCTGCTGGGCGCTGGCGGGCTGTCAGCCAGTTGGGTCTGGGCGCAGGCGGAGGAGGCCAGCACCGCGGCAGCTACCCCCGCCGTCAGTCAGGCTGCGCCAGCGCAGGTACCCACCATTGCCCAGGAAATTGCCGCGCAACAGGCGCTCCCGGTCGAAGCCTTTGGGGTGCGCGAGATGTTCGAGCAGGCCGACGCGCTGGTCAAAAGTGTGATGCTGCTGTTGGTGTTCTGCTCACTGCTGACCTGGGCCGTGCTGTTCGAGAAGATTTTTGTATTCTCCCGGGCACGTCGTGGCAATCAACGCTTTCTCAAGGCGTTTCGCGCAGGCCAGTTGGATGTGCTGAGCGAGACGGCAGATAACAGTGCGATGGGTCGGATGTGGCAGGTAGGGCAGGCGGAGCTGAAGCACTATCGCAGCATGCCCGCGCAACCGGCAGAGACCGACCGCGTCAACCGCTTACTGCAGCGCATGGCACTGACCGCCGGTATCGTGCAGGAACGTGATCTGGCGCGGATGGGCAGCATGATGGGGGTACTCGCAACCATTGGCGCCACGGCCCCCTTCATCGGTCTGTTTGGCACGGTATGGGGCATTCTCAACAGCTTTGCCAGCATTGCCACGCTCAAGTCGGCCAGCCTCGCAGTGGTCGCGCCCGGTATCGCTGAAGCCCTGTTGGCCACCGCGCTGGGTCTGTTTGCGGCTATCCCTGCGGTGATGATCTTCAACAAGTTTGCGCGTGACATCAACGGCTTTGTCGGCGCCCTGGATAACTTCTCGGCAGAGATGATTGCCAGCGTGTCACGGCAACTCGACGAAGGACGCTGA
- a CDS encoding lipocalin family protein: MKPLQSASLVLATTLLGACVELPEKVEPVQGFEPQRYLGIWYEVARLDHSFERGLSNVTANYSLRDDGGIKVINRGCDAEKAEWDEAEGKAYFVRGEDEGFLKVSFFGPFYGTYAVFDLDQQDYQYSFVSGPDTDYLWLLSRTPEVSDSVRADFLQQAEALGFATDELIWVEQGKSQCQPGDKG, from the coding sequence ATGAAGCCACTTCAATCAGCCTCACTGGTACTGGCGACAACACTGCTCGGCGCCTGTGTTGAGTTACCTGAAAAGGTCGAGCCAGTGCAGGGGTTTGAGCCGCAGCGTTACTTGGGTATCTGGTATGAGGTGGCGCGGCTGGATCACTCGTTCGAGCGCGGGCTATCCAACGTGACCGCCAATTACAGCCTGCGCGATGACGGCGGCATCAAGGTTATCAACCGTGGCTGTGACGCCGAGAAGGCTGAGTGGGATGAGGCCGAAGGCAAAGCCTACTTTGTGCGCGGTGAGGACGAGGGCTTTCTCAAGGTATCGTTCTTCGGCCCTTTCTACGGCACCTACGCAGTCTTCGATCTGGATCAGCAGGATTACCAGTATTCGTTTGTGTCGGGGCCGGATACCGATTACCTATGGCTGTTGTCCAGAACCCCCGAGGTCAGTGACAGCGTGCGCGCAGACTTTCTACAGCAAGCCGAAGCGCTGGGTTTTGCGACCGATGAGCTGATCTGGGTGGAACAGGGCAAGTCGCAATGTCAGCCGGGCGATAAAGGCTGA
- a CDS encoding esterase/lipase family protein, which yields MLVIIHGWSDNYSSFRALAKRLASPLPDGIGARVAEIHLGDYISLDDQVTFADLVEAMDRAWTDAGLPRKPRSVDAVVHSTGGLVIRDWMSRFAVDKVPIHRLLMLAPANFGSPLAHTGRSVIGRAVKGWKGTRLFETGAQILKGLELASSYSWQLAERDLFVDDSVFAPSRVLCTVLVGNTGYSGISAVANKPGTDGTVRVSTANLAAARMLIDFSHEPGKAPRIDYQAVDAAGLAFTVVDGEDHGSITAKGRGTNESITWSLICGALMVPDTGFEAWRLRLKSHCHQVSLAAAQRSGDHFQRYQNTVFRVFDNHGESVTDYIIEFYINDDRTTRERRLTKVIQEEVIKGVHVFSGEKTYRSLLINCDRLYELLPRPEDRLRISITAYPEVSNGKVGYRTYTDDDIGALSLSLQQVRDMFRPHRTLLITLCLKRYQQEDVFRFKPV from the coding sequence ATGCTGGTCATCATTCATGGCTGGAGTGACAACTACAGCTCCTTTCGCGCGCTGGCCAAGCGGCTGGCATCCCCCTTGCCGGACGGCATCGGCGCCAGGGTGGCGGAAATTCACCTCGGCGATTACATTTCGCTGGACGATCAGGTCACCTTTGCCGATCTGGTTGAGGCGATGGATCGCGCCTGGACGGACGCCGGTCTACCGCGCAAGCCGCGCAGTGTGGATGCCGTGGTGCACAGCACCGGTGGTCTGGTGATCCGGGACTGGATGAGCCGCTTTGCCGTCGACAAGGTCCCGATTCATCGCCTGTTGATGCTGGCGCCAGCCAACTTTGGCTCGCCGCTGGCACACACTGGGCGCTCGGTGATCGGTCGGGCGGTAAAGGGCTGGAAGGGCACTCGCCTGTTCGAAACCGGGGCGCAGATTCTCAAGGGGCTGGAGCTGGCCAGCAGTTACAGCTGGCAACTGGCCGAGCGCGATCTCTTTGTTGATGACAGCGTGTTTGCGCCATCGCGCGTGCTCTGTACTGTGCTGGTGGGAAACACCGGTTACAGCGGCATCTCGGCGGTGGCCAACAAGCCGGGCACCGACGGGACAGTGCGGGTTTCCACAGCGAATCTGGCGGCCGCGCGCATGCTGATCGACTTCAGCCATGAGCCAGGCAAGGCGCCGCGCATCGATTACCAGGCCGTGGACGCCGCCGGGCTGGCATTTACCGTGGTAGATGGTGAAGACCATGGCAGCATCACGGCCAAAGGACGCGGCACCAACGAGTCGATAACCTGGAGCCTGATCTGCGGCGCGCTCATGGTGCCAGATACCGGTTTCGAGGCCTGGCGGTTGCGGCTGAAAAGCCACTGTCATCAGGTCAGCCTGGCTGCAGCACAGCGTTCCGGCGATCATTTTCAGCGCTATCAGAACACCGTGTTTCGGGTGTTCGACAACCACGGCGAGTCGGTTACCGACTACATTATCGAGTTCTATATCAACGATGACCGCACTACGCGCGAGCGCCGCCTGACCAAGGTCATTCAGGAGGAGGTGATCAAGGGGGTGCATGTGTTTTCCGGCGAGAAGACCTACCGCAGCCTGCTGATCAATTGTGATCGGTTGTATGAGCTGCTGCCGCGCCCGGAAGATCGCCTGCGTATCAGCATCACCGCTTACCCGGAAGTCAGTAATGGCAAGGTGGGTTATCGGACCTATACCGATGACGACATCGGCGCCTTGTCACTCAGCCTGCAGCAGGTGCGTGACATGTTTCGCCCGCACCGCACGCTGTTGATCACCCTGTGTCTGAAGCGTTATCAGCAGGAAGATGTGTTCCGTTTCAAACCGGTGTAG